The following are from one region of the Cynocephalus volans isolate mCynVol1 chromosome 17, mCynVol1.pri, whole genome shotgun sequence genome:
- the ENHO gene encoding adropin — protein sequence MGAAISQGALIAIVCNGLVGFLLLLLWVILCWACHSRSADIDSLSESSPNSSPGPCPEKAPPPQKPSHEGSYLLQP from the coding sequence ATGGGGGCAGCCATCTCACAGGGGGCCCTCATCGCCATCGTCTGCAATGGCCTTGTAGgcttcttgctgctgctgctctgggtCATTCTCTGCTGGGCCTGCCACTCTCGCTCTGCCGACATCGACTCTCTCTCCGAATCCAGCCCCAACTCCAGCCCTGGCCCCTGTCCTGAGAAGGCACCACCGCCTCAGAAGCCTAGCCATGAAGGCAGCTATCTGCTGCAGCCCTGA